A genomic segment from Glycine soja cultivar W05 chromosome 18, ASM419377v2, whole genome shotgun sequence encodes:
- the LOC114394668 gene encoding cucumisin-like isoform X1, translating to MESSMDGRSSPHLLMLLCFASFLQICHSASQLKSYIVYTGNSMNDEASALTLYSSMLQEVADSNAEPKLVQHHFKRSFSGFVAMLTEEEADRMARHDRVVAVFPNKKKQLHTTRSWDFIGFPLQANRAPAESDVIIAVLDSGIWPESESFNDKGFGPPPSKWKGTCQTSKNFTCNNKIIGAKIYKADGFFSDDDPKSVRDIDGHGTHVASTAAGNPVGTASMLGLGQGTARGGATKARIAVYKVCWFDGCSDADILAAFDDAIADGVDIITVSLGGFSDESYFRDVIAIGAFHAVRNGALTVTSAGNGGPRPSSLSNFSPWSITVAASTIDRKFVTKVELGNKITYEGTSINTFDLKGELYPIIYGGDAPNKGVGIDGSSSRFCFSGSLDKKLVHGKIVLCDSRSQVSGPFDAGAVGALVQGQGFRDIPLSFPLPGSYLALQDGVSVYDYINSTRTPTATIFKTDETKDTIAPVVASFSSRGPNIVTPEILKPDLVAPGVSILASWSPVSPPSDIEGDNRTLNFNIISGTSMACPHVSGAAAYVKSFHPTWSPAAIRSALMTTAKQLSPKTNLQAEFAYGSGQIDPSKAVYPGLVYDAGEIDYVRFLCGQGYSTRTLQLITGDNSSCPETKNGSARDLNYASFALFVPPSNSNSISGSFNRTVINVGSPTSTYKATVTSPEGLKIKVNPSVLPFTSLNQKQTFVLTIEGQLKGPIVSGSLVWGDGKYQVRSPIVVFNTA from the exons ATGGAATCAAGCATGGATGGAAG ATCCTCTCCCCATTTGCTGATGCTTCTTTGCTTTGCTTCATTTCTTCAAATATGTCACTCAGCATCCCAACTGAAG AGCTACATTGTCTACACTGGCAATAGCATGAATGATGAGGCTTCTGCGTTGACTCTTTATTCAAGCATGCTACAAGAAGTTGCAGACAG CAATGCTGAGCCCAAGTTAGTACAACACCACTTCAAGCGTAGTTTCAGTGGCTTTGTTGCTATGCTAACGGAGGAGGAGGCCGATAGAATGGCTA GACATGATAGAGTTGTAGCTGTctttcctaataaaaagaagcaACTCCATACAACAAGATCATGGGATTTTATTGGCTTTCCACTACAAGCAAATAGAGCACCAGCTGAAAGTGATGTCATCATTGCAGTACTTGACTCTGGAATTTGGCCCGAATCTGAGAGCTTCAATGACAAAGGATTCGGTCCACCACCTAGTAAATGGAAGGGCACCTGCCAAACTTCTAAAAATTTCACATGCAATAA TAAAATCATTGGGGCTAAGATTTACAAAGCTGATGGATTTTTTAGCGATGATGATCCAAAATCTGTGAGGGATATAGATGGTCATGGCACTCATGTAGCATCAACAGCAGCTGGGAACCCAGTTGGCACAGCTAGCATGTTAGGCCTTGGTCAGGGAACAGCAAGAGGTGGCGCGACAAAAGCACGCATTGCTGTGTATAAAGTGTGTTGGTTTGATGGTTGTTCTGATGCAGACATACTTGCTGCATTTGATGATGCAATTGCAGATGGGGTTGACATAATAACAGTTTCTCTTGGAGGGTTCAGTGATGAAAGCTACTTTAGAGATGTAATAGCCATTGGAGCATTTCATGCTGTGAGAAATGGAGCATTAACAGTAACTTCAGCAGGAAACGGTGGTCCAAGACCTTCCTCCCTATCCAACTTTTCGCCTTGGTCAATTACTGTGGCTGCTAGTACCATAGACAGGAAGTTTGTTACCAAGGTTGAATTAGGTAACAAAATCACCTATGAG GGTACCTCAATAAATACATTTGATCTCAAGGGAGAATTGTATCCTATAATTTATGGTGGAGATGCACCAAACAAAGGCGTAGGCATAGATGGATCGTCATCAAG GTTTTGCTTCAGCGGTTCGTTGGACAAAAAGTTAGTTCATGGTAAAATTGTTCTCTGTGATAGCAGAAGCCAAGTGTCAGGCCCTTTCGATGCTGGTGCTGTTGGGGCATTGGTACAAGGTCAAGGTTTTAGAGATATTCCTCTCTCTTTTCCATTGCCTGGATCTTACCTTGCCTTGCAGGATGGTGTCTCTGTATATGACTACATAAACTCTACAAG gaCTCCAACTGCAACCATATTTAAGACTGATGAGACAAAAGATACAATAGCTCCTGTTGTGGCCTCTTTCTCTTCAAGGGGCCCAAACATTGTTACACCTGAAATTCTCAAG CCGGATTTAGTGGCTCCCGGAGTTTCGATTCTAGCTAGTTGGTCTCCAGTTTCCCCTCCTTCTGACATTGAAGGTGACAACAGAACattgaatttcaatataatCTCAGGAACTTCAATGGCTTGTCCACATGTTTCTGGAGCCGCAGCGTATGTTAAATCATTTCATCCAACATGGTCTCCTGCTGCTATTCGTTCAGCTCTAATGACAACAG CTAAACAACTTAGTCCAAAGACTAACCTTCAGGCAGAATTTGCATACGGCTCAGGCCAAATTGATCCTTCCAAGGCTGTGTACCCTGGTTTAGTATATGATGCTGGTGAAATAGACTATGTAAGGTTTTTATGTGGACAAGGCTATAGTACAAGGACTTTACAACTCATCACAGGAGATAACAGTAGCTGCCCTGAAACAAAGAATGGTTCAGCAAGGGATCTAAACTACGCTTCATTTGCACTCTTTGTCCCACCCTCCAACTCCAATAGTATAAGTGGCAGTTTTAACAGGACTGTTATAAATGTTGGGTCGCCAACGTCCACATATAAAGCTACTGTCACTTCTCCTGAGGGACTGAAAATTAAGGTAAACCCCAGTGTTCTACCATTCACTTCTCTTAACCAAAAGCAAACATTTGTGCTCACAATTGAGGGACAACTAAAAGGACCTATAGTGTCAGGCTCTTTGGTTTGGGGTGATGGTAAGTACCAAGTGAGGAGCCCCATTGTTGTGTTCAATACAGCATGA
- the LOC114394668 gene encoding cucumisin-like isoform X3, whose translation MNDEASALTLYSSMLQEVADSNAEPKLVQHHFKRSFSGFVAMLTEEEADRMARHDRVVAVFPNKKKQLHTTRSWDFIGFPLQANRAPAESDVIIAVLDSGIWPESESFNDKGFGPPPSKWKGTCQTSKNFTCNNKIIGAKIYKADGFFSDDDPKSVRDIDGHGTHVASTAAGNPVGTASMLGLGQGTARGGATKARIAVYKVCWFDGCSDADILAAFDDAIADGVDIITVSLGGFSDESYFRDVIAIGAFHAVRNGALTVTSAGNGGPRPSSLSNFSPWSITVAASTIDRKFVTKVELGNKITYEGTSINTFDLKGELYPIIYGGDAPNKGVGIDGSSSRFCFSGSLDKKLVHGKIVLCDSRSQVSGPFDAGAVGALVQGQGFRDIPLSFPLPGSYLALQDGVSVYDYINSTRTPTATIFKTDETKDTIAPVVASFSSRGPNIVTPEILKPDLVAPGVSILASWSPVSPPSDIEGDNRTLNFNIISGTSMACPHVSGAAAYVKSFHPTWSPAAIRSALMTTAKQLSPKTNLQAEFAYGSGQIDPSKAVYPGLVYDAGEIDYVRFLCGQGYSTRTLQLITGDNSSCPETKNGSARDLNYASFALFVPPSNSNSISGSFNRTVINVGSPTSTYKATVTSPEGLKIKVNPSVLPFTSLNQKQTFVLTIEGQLKGPIVSGSLVWGDGKYQVRSPIVVFNTA comes from the exons ATGAATGATGAGGCTTCTGCGTTGACTCTTTATTCAAGCATGCTACAAGAAGTTGCAGACAG CAATGCTGAGCCCAAGTTAGTACAACACCACTTCAAGCGTAGTTTCAGTGGCTTTGTTGCTATGCTAACGGAGGAGGAGGCCGATAGAATGGCTA GACATGATAGAGTTGTAGCTGTctttcctaataaaaagaagcaACTCCATACAACAAGATCATGGGATTTTATTGGCTTTCCACTACAAGCAAATAGAGCACCAGCTGAAAGTGATGTCATCATTGCAGTACTTGACTCTGGAATTTGGCCCGAATCTGAGAGCTTCAATGACAAAGGATTCGGTCCACCACCTAGTAAATGGAAGGGCACCTGCCAAACTTCTAAAAATTTCACATGCAATAA TAAAATCATTGGGGCTAAGATTTACAAAGCTGATGGATTTTTTAGCGATGATGATCCAAAATCTGTGAGGGATATAGATGGTCATGGCACTCATGTAGCATCAACAGCAGCTGGGAACCCAGTTGGCACAGCTAGCATGTTAGGCCTTGGTCAGGGAACAGCAAGAGGTGGCGCGACAAAAGCACGCATTGCTGTGTATAAAGTGTGTTGGTTTGATGGTTGTTCTGATGCAGACATACTTGCTGCATTTGATGATGCAATTGCAGATGGGGTTGACATAATAACAGTTTCTCTTGGAGGGTTCAGTGATGAAAGCTACTTTAGAGATGTAATAGCCATTGGAGCATTTCATGCTGTGAGAAATGGAGCATTAACAGTAACTTCAGCAGGAAACGGTGGTCCAAGACCTTCCTCCCTATCCAACTTTTCGCCTTGGTCAATTACTGTGGCTGCTAGTACCATAGACAGGAAGTTTGTTACCAAGGTTGAATTAGGTAACAAAATCACCTATGAG GGTACCTCAATAAATACATTTGATCTCAAGGGAGAATTGTATCCTATAATTTATGGTGGAGATGCACCAAACAAAGGCGTAGGCATAGATGGATCGTCATCAAG GTTTTGCTTCAGCGGTTCGTTGGACAAAAAGTTAGTTCATGGTAAAATTGTTCTCTGTGATAGCAGAAGCCAAGTGTCAGGCCCTTTCGATGCTGGTGCTGTTGGGGCATTGGTACAAGGTCAAGGTTTTAGAGATATTCCTCTCTCTTTTCCATTGCCTGGATCTTACCTTGCCTTGCAGGATGGTGTCTCTGTATATGACTACATAAACTCTACAAG gaCTCCAACTGCAACCATATTTAAGACTGATGAGACAAAAGATACAATAGCTCCTGTTGTGGCCTCTTTCTCTTCAAGGGGCCCAAACATTGTTACACCTGAAATTCTCAAG CCGGATTTAGTGGCTCCCGGAGTTTCGATTCTAGCTAGTTGGTCTCCAGTTTCCCCTCCTTCTGACATTGAAGGTGACAACAGAACattgaatttcaatataatCTCAGGAACTTCAATGGCTTGTCCACATGTTTCTGGAGCCGCAGCGTATGTTAAATCATTTCATCCAACATGGTCTCCTGCTGCTATTCGTTCAGCTCTAATGACAACAG CTAAACAACTTAGTCCAAAGACTAACCTTCAGGCAGAATTTGCATACGGCTCAGGCCAAATTGATCCTTCCAAGGCTGTGTACCCTGGTTTAGTATATGATGCTGGTGAAATAGACTATGTAAGGTTTTTATGTGGACAAGGCTATAGTACAAGGACTTTACAACTCATCACAGGAGATAACAGTAGCTGCCCTGAAACAAAGAATGGTTCAGCAAGGGATCTAAACTACGCTTCATTTGCACTCTTTGTCCCACCCTCCAACTCCAATAGTATAAGTGGCAGTTTTAACAGGACTGTTATAAATGTTGGGTCGCCAACGTCCACATATAAAGCTACTGTCACTTCTCCTGAGGGACTGAAAATTAAGGTAAACCCCAGTGTTCTACCATTCACTTCTCTTAACCAAAAGCAAACATTTGTGCTCACAATTGAGGGACAACTAAAAGGACCTATAGTGTCAGGCTCTTTGGTTTGGGGTGATGGTAAGTACCAAGTGAGGAGCCCCATTGTTGTGTTCAATACAGCATGA
- the LOC114394668 gene encoding cucumisin-like isoform X2 has translation MTMDTCRSSPHLLMLLCFASFLQICHSASQLKSYIVYTGNSMNDEASALTLYSSMLQEVADSNAEPKLVQHHFKRSFSGFVAMLTEEEADRMARHDRVVAVFPNKKKQLHTTRSWDFIGFPLQANRAPAESDVIIAVLDSGIWPESESFNDKGFGPPPSKWKGTCQTSKNFTCNNKIIGAKIYKADGFFSDDDPKSVRDIDGHGTHVASTAAGNPVGTASMLGLGQGTARGGATKARIAVYKVCWFDGCSDADILAAFDDAIADGVDIITVSLGGFSDESYFRDVIAIGAFHAVRNGALTVTSAGNGGPRPSSLSNFSPWSITVAASTIDRKFVTKVELGNKITYEGTSINTFDLKGELYPIIYGGDAPNKGVGIDGSSSRFCFSGSLDKKLVHGKIVLCDSRSQVSGPFDAGAVGALVQGQGFRDIPLSFPLPGSYLALQDGVSVYDYINSTRTPTATIFKTDETKDTIAPVVASFSSRGPNIVTPEILKPDLVAPGVSILASWSPVSPPSDIEGDNRTLNFNIISGTSMACPHVSGAAAYVKSFHPTWSPAAIRSALMTTAKQLSPKTNLQAEFAYGSGQIDPSKAVYPGLVYDAGEIDYVRFLCGQGYSTRTLQLITGDNSSCPETKNGSARDLNYASFALFVPPSNSNSISGSFNRTVINVGSPTSTYKATVTSPEGLKIKVNPSVLPFTSLNQKQTFVLTIEGQLKGPIVSGSLVWGDGKYQVRSPIVVFNTA, from the exons ATGACAATGGATACTTGTAGATCCTCTCCCCATTTGCTGATGCTTCTTTGCTTTGCTTCATTTCTTCAAATATGTCACTCAGCATCCCAACTGAAG AGCTACATTGTCTACACTGGCAATAGCATGAATGATGAGGCTTCTGCGTTGACTCTTTATTCAAGCATGCTACAAGAAGTTGCAGACAG CAATGCTGAGCCCAAGTTAGTACAACACCACTTCAAGCGTAGTTTCAGTGGCTTTGTTGCTATGCTAACGGAGGAGGAGGCCGATAGAATGGCTA GACATGATAGAGTTGTAGCTGTctttcctaataaaaagaagcaACTCCATACAACAAGATCATGGGATTTTATTGGCTTTCCACTACAAGCAAATAGAGCACCAGCTGAAAGTGATGTCATCATTGCAGTACTTGACTCTGGAATTTGGCCCGAATCTGAGAGCTTCAATGACAAAGGATTCGGTCCACCACCTAGTAAATGGAAGGGCACCTGCCAAACTTCTAAAAATTTCACATGCAATAA TAAAATCATTGGGGCTAAGATTTACAAAGCTGATGGATTTTTTAGCGATGATGATCCAAAATCTGTGAGGGATATAGATGGTCATGGCACTCATGTAGCATCAACAGCAGCTGGGAACCCAGTTGGCACAGCTAGCATGTTAGGCCTTGGTCAGGGAACAGCAAGAGGTGGCGCGACAAAAGCACGCATTGCTGTGTATAAAGTGTGTTGGTTTGATGGTTGTTCTGATGCAGACATACTTGCTGCATTTGATGATGCAATTGCAGATGGGGTTGACATAATAACAGTTTCTCTTGGAGGGTTCAGTGATGAAAGCTACTTTAGAGATGTAATAGCCATTGGAGCATTTCATGCTGTGAGAAATGGAGCATTAACAGTAACTTCAGCAGGAAACGGTGGTCCAAGACCTTCCTCCCTATCCAACTTTTCGCCTTGGTCAATTACTGTGGCTGCTAGTACCATAGACAGGAAGTTTGTTACCAAGGTTGAATTAGGTAACAAAATCACCTATGAG GGTACCTCAATAAATACATTTGATCTCAAGGGAGAATTGTATCCTATAATTTATGGTGGAGATGCACCAAACAAAGGCGTAGGCATAGATGGATCGTCATCAAG GTTTTGCTTCAGCGGTTCGTTGGACAAAAAGTTAGTTCATGGTAAAATTGTTCTCTGTGATAGCAGAAGCCAAGTGTCAGGCCCTTTCGATGCTGGTGCTGTTGGGGCATTGGTACAAGGTCAAGGTTTTAGAGATATTCCTCTCTCTTTTCCATTGCCTGGATCTTACCTTGCCTTGCAGGATGGTGTCTCTGTATATGACTACATAAACTCTACAAG gaCTCCAACTGCAACCATATTTAAGACTGATGAGACAAAAGATACAATAGCTCCTGTTGTGGCCTCTTTCTCTTCAAGGGGCCCAAACATTGTTACACCTGAAATTCTCAAG CCGGATTTAGTGGCTCCCGGAGTTTCGATTCTAGCTAGTTGGTCTCCAGTTTCCCCTCCTTCTGACATTGAAGGTGACAACAGAACattgaatttcaatataatCTCAGGAACTTCAATGGCTTGTCCACATGTTTCTGGAGCCGCAGCGTATGTTAAATCATTTCATCCAACATGGTCTCCTGCTGCTATTCGTTCAGCTCTAATGACAACAG CTAAACAACTTAGTCCAAAGACTAACCTTCAGGCAGAATTTGCATACGGCTCAGGCCAAATTGATCCTTCCAAGGCTGTGTACCCTGGTTTAGTATATGATGCTGGTGAAATAGACTATGTAAGGTTTTTATGTGGACAAGGCTATAGTACAAGGACTTTACAACTCATCACAGGAGATAACAGTAGCTGCCCTGAAACAAAGAATGGTTCAGCAAGGGATCTAAACTACGCTTCATTTGCACTCTTTGTCCCACCCTCCAACTCCAATAGTATAAGTGGCAGTTTTAACAGGACTGTTATAAATGTTGGGTCGCCAACGTCCACATATAAAGCTACTGTCACTTCTCCTGAGGGACTGAAAATTAAGGTAAACCCCAGTGTTCTACCATTCACTTCTCTTAACCAAAAGCAAACATTTGTGCTCACAATTGAGGGACAACTAAAAGGACCTATAGTGTCAGGCTCTTTGGTTTGGGGTGATGGTAAGTACCAAGTGAGGAGCCCCATTGTTGTGTTCAATACAGCATGA
- the LOC114394493 gene encoding ras-related protein Rab11C-like, whose translation MAYKVDHEYDYLFKIVLIGDSGVGKSNILSRFTRNEFCLESKSTIGVEFATRTLQVEGKTVKAQIWDTAGQERYRAITSAYYRGAVGALLVYDITKRQTFENVQRWLRELRDHADSNIVIMMAGNKSDLNHLRAVSTDDAQNLAEREALSFLETSALEAFNVEKAFQTILFDIYQIMSKKALAAQGAASTTSLPHGTTINVSNMSGSVEKKSACCSN comes from the exons ATGGCATACAAAGTGGACCATGAATACGACTATCTCTTCAAGATCGTACTCATTGGAGACTCTGGTGTTGGAAAATCCAACATTCTCTCTAGGTTTACCCGAAATGAGTTCTGCTTGGAGTCTAAGTCTACCATTGGGGTTGAATTCGCAACCAGAACCTTACAG GTAGAGGGGAAGACTGTGAAGGCACAAATATGGGACACAGCGGGTCAAGAGAGGTACCGAGCTATAACAAGTGCATACTACAGAGGAGCAGTGGGTGCCTTATTGGTGTATGACATAACCAAGAGGCAAACATTTGAGAATGTACAAAGGTGGCTCCGTGAACTGAGGGACCATGCAGACTCCAACATTGTTATTATGATGGCTGGAAACAAGTCTGATCTCAACCATCTCAGAGCAGTCTCTACTGATGATGCTCAGAATTTGGCTGAGAGAGAGGCTCTCTCATTCCTAGAGACTTCAGCATTAGAGGCCTTCAATGTTGAGAAAGCATTTCAAACCATTTTGTTTGACATATACCAAATTATGAGTAAAAAGGCACTGGCTGCACAGGGAGCAGCTTCCACTACTAGCCTTCCTCATGGGACTACCATAAATGTCTCAAATATGTCAGGTAGTGTGGAGAAGAAATCAGCTTGTTGCTccaattaa
- the LOC114395647 gene encoding protein NRT1/ PTR FAMILY 5.7-like has protein sequence MEKRNGGRIEENKEKWVHDASVDYKGRVPLRASTGVWKASLFVLTIEFSERVSYFGIASNLISYLTKVMHEDLSTASKNVNYWSGTTTLMPLVGGFVADAYTGRFYMVLFSSFVYLMGLSLLTMSQFIPSLMPCNTKMCQQPRKVHKVVFLLALYCISFGTGGYKPCLESFGADQFDDDHLEERKKKMSFFNWWSFALCFALLLGATVVVYVQDFVSWGVATLILAILMALTVIAFCVGKPFYRYRRAEGNPLTPILQVLIAAIRKRNLTCPSNPALLHEVPESERSQGRLLSHTNRLRFLDKAAIIEEKHFEQKYNPWRLATVTRVEETKLVLNIIPIWLTSLTVGVCVGQGQTLFVKQAASMASVAAVGTLIAVPIYDRVVVPILRKVTGNERGISILRRISIGMTLSVLLMVVAALVEAKRLRMAAHEVLTVGETRHETMSVMWLIPQYLILGIGDSFSLVGLQEYFYDQVPDSMRSIGMALYLSVLGVGFFLCSFLIIIVEHITGKTGNSWIGKDINSSRLDKFYWMLAVINALVLCVFLLVSKRYTYKAVQRRAMETDCCKSDEVDMVA, from the exons ATGGAGAAGAGAAATGGAGGCagaattgaagaaaataaagagaaatgggTGCATGATGCATCTGTGGACTATAAAGGAAGAGTTCCTCTCCGTGCTTCCACTGGTGTATGGAAAGCCTCCCTCTTTGTCCTCA CAATTGAATTTAGTGAAAGGGTAAGCTACTTTGGGATAGCCAGCAATCTTATCTCGTACCTGACTAAAGTGATGCATGAAGACCTTAGTACAGCAAGCAAGAATGTAAACTACTGGTCAGGAACAACAACCCTTATGCCTCTGGTTGGGGGATTTGTTGCTGATGCTTACACTGGTAGATTTTATATGGTCCTGTTTTCTTCATTTGTATACCTCATG GGATTAAGCCTGTTGACCATGTCTCAATTCATCCCAAGTCTAATGCCATGCAACACTAAGATGTGCCAACAGCCTAGGAAGGTTCATAAAGTGGTTTTCTTGCTTGCCCTTTACTGCATCTCCTTTGGTACTGGAGGATACAAACCATGCTTGGAAAGTTTTGGAGCTGATCAATTTGATGATGATCACTTggaagaaaggaagaagaagatgtctTTCTTTAACTGGTGGAGCTTTGCACTGTGCTTTGCGTTGCTGCTTGGTGCAACGGTGGTTGTTTATGTTCAAGATTTTGTCAGCTGGGGAGTAGCTACTCTTATCCTAGCTattcttatggctctcactgtCATAGCTTTCTGTGTGGGAAAACCTTTTTACAGGTACAGGAGGGCAGAAGGAAACCCTTTAACACCAATTTTACAGGTCTTAATTGCAGCAATAAGGAAAAGGAATCTAACTTGTCCATCAAATCCTGCTTTATTGCATGAGGTCCCTGAGTCAGAGAGGTCCCAAGGAAGGCTTCTGAGCCACACTAACAGGCTCAG GTTTCTTGACAAGGCTGCAATAATTGAAGAGAAACATTTTGAGCAGAAGTACAATCCATGGAGATTAGCAACAGTGACTAGAGTGGAGGAAACAAAACTTGTTCTAAATATAATTCCCATATGGCTAACTTCATTAACAGTTGGAGTATGCGTGGGACAAGGACAGAcactctttgtcaaacaagcaGCTTCCATGGCCTCTGTTGCAGCAGTTGGTACCTTAATAGCTGTCCCAATATATGATAGGGTTGTTGTTCCAATTCTGAGGAAAGTCACTGGCAATGAAAGAGGCATCAGCATCCTTAGGAGGATCAGCATTGGCATGACATTATCAGTCTTACTCATGGTTGTTGCCGCTTTAGTAGAAGCAAAGAGACTAAGAATGGCTGCACATGAAGTCCTCACGGTAGGGGAAACTAGGCATGAGACTATGAGTGTGATGTGGTTGATACCCCAATACTTGATTCTTGGCATTGGAGATTCATTTTCTCTGGTTGGCTTGCAAGAGTATTTCTATGACCAAGTTCCTGACTCAATGAGAAGCATAGGAATGGCTTTGTATCTTAGTGTGCTTGGAGTAGGATTTTTCTTATGCAGCTTTTTAATCATCATCGTGGAACATATCACGGGTAAAACTGGCAATAGTTGGATTGGGAAGGACATAAATTCAAGTCGTTTGGATAAGTTTTATTGGATGTTAGCTGTCATAAATGCTTTGGTTTTGTGTGTCTTTCTCTTAGTGTCAAAAAGGTACACTTATAAGGCCGTACAGAGAAGAGCTATGGAAACTGATTGTTGTAAGAGTGATGAGGTAGACATGGTGGCTTGA